The following coding sequences are from one bacterium SCSIO 12741 window:
- the nadE gene encoding NAD(+) synthase — translation MDYKAVADHITSWLGDYLAESGTKGFVVGVSGGIDSAVSSELAARTGAPVLCVEMPIYQAESQVNRAVKHMEYLQEKYSNVSIERVELTGVFDSFLNAVPKVSDDQDTGLTLANVRARVRMTTLYYFAGLQGSLVVGTGNKIEDFGIGFYTKYGDGGVDLSPIADLTKTEVYALGAELGIIEDIMNAPPTDGLWGDDRTDEDQIGASYPELEWAMDFSGDESTLSDRQKEVLGIYRRLNRANTHKMVPIPVCTIPDSLRS, via the coding sequence ATGGATTATAAAGCAGTGGCAGATCACATTACGTCCTGGTTAGGCGATTACCTTGCTGAATCAGGTACCAAGGGTTTTGTGGTTGGAGTGAGTGGTGGAATCGACTCGGCAGTATCATCTGAGTTGGCGGCCCGGACCGGGGCACCTGTTCTTTGTGTGGAAATGCCCATTTATCAGGCCGAGAGCCAAGTCAATCGGGCGGTAAAGCACATGGAATATTTACAAGAGAAGTATTCCAATGTCTCTATTGAGCGTGTTGAATTAACAGGCGTTTTTGATTCCTTCTTGAATGCTGTACCCAAAGTTTCTGACGATCAGGATACGGGATTAACCTTGGCCAATGTTAGGGCCCGGGTTCGCATGACAACCTTGTACTATTTTGCCGGACTTCAAGGCTCTTTAGTGGTGGGTACCGGAAACAAGATCGAAGATTTTGGGATTGGATTCTATACCAAATATGGAGATGGCGGAGTTGATCTAAGCCCCATTGCCGATCTGACCAAAACCGAAGTTTACGCATTAGGTGCTGAACTGGGAATCATCGAAGACATTATGAATGCCCCGCCTACCGATGGCCTTTGGGGAGATGATCGTACCGATGAAGATCAAATTGGAGCGTCATATCCCGAGTTAGAATGGGCTATGGACTTTTCCGGGGATGAATCCACTTTAAGCGATCGTCAAAAAGAGGTATTGGGCATTTACCGTCGATTGAACCGGGCCAATACCCATAAAATGGTTCCTATTCCGGTTTGTACTATTCCTGATTCCCTTCGTTCGTAG
- a CDS encoding peroxiredoxin, which produces MAQSELKIGDHIPAFETIDQDSNSVTLESILGQGPVVLYFYPKDHTPGCTKEACSFRDEYHDFQDLGATIYGISNDSPKSHREFIEKHRLPYSLLCDQGNKLRKLFGVPTGWLGLIPSRVTYIIDEQGVVQYVFNSQLNPEQHIKESLRVIRGMTSTNEGNQE; this is translated from the coding sequence ATGGCCCAGAGTGAATTGAAAATTGGCGACCACATTCCAGCCTTTGAAACGATAGATCAAGATTCCAATTCGGTAACGCTGGAATCTATTTTAGGTCAAGGTCCGGTTGTGCTCTATTTCTACCCCAAAGACCACACCCCCGGCTGCACCAAAGAGGCCTGCTCATTCAGAGACGAGTACCACGATTTTCAGGATTTGGGTGCTACTATTTATGGAATCAGCAACGACTCACCCAAGTCGCATCGGGAGTTTATCGAAAAACACCGACTTCCCTATTCCTTATTATGTGATCAGGGAAATAAATTAAGAAAACTGTTTGGAGTGCCAACGGGCTGGTTAGGCCTAATTCCTTCGCGCGTAACCTATATAATAGATGAGCAAGGAGTGGTTCAATACGTCTTTAACAGCCAACTCAATCCAGAGCAACACATCAAAGAGTCTTTGCGGGTAATTCGCGGAATGACCTCTACGAACGAAGGGAATCAGGAATAG
- the pfkA gene encoding 6-phosphofructokinase: MKKIGVFTSGGDAPGMNACIRSVVRTALFHEVEVMGIYEGFNGLVEGDFIPLNSRDVSNILQRGGTILRSARSESFRTSEGRQQAFEKVKAAGIEGLIVIGGDGSFTGAEIFHREFGIPYIGVPGTIDNDLFGTDLTIGFDTACNTVVEAVDKIKDTAASHNRLFFVEVMGRDSGYIALNTGIAVGAEEILLPETVTDIHDLVNKLKESRKHKKNSSIVIVAEGDDGGGALEIAQKVKQHYNEYDTRVTILGHLQRGGKPSTIDRVLGSRLGHQAVLSLLDGKSDIMVGLQNWEVTETSVQDSIQRKKPLRSSLFPLIDALSI, from the coding sequence ATGAAAAAAATTGGTGTATTTACATCGGGCGGTGATGCCCCGGGCATGAATGCCTGCATTCGTTCAGTGGTTCGAACGGCCTTGTTTCATGAAGTGGAGGTAATGGGAATCTATGAAGGATTTAATGGATTAGTCGAAGGCGACTTTATTCCGCTAAATTCTCGTGATGTCTCAAACATTCTTCAACGCGGCGGCACTATTCTGCGCTCGGCACGATCGGAATCGTTTAGAACTTCTGAGGGCAGGCAACAGGCTTTTGAAAAGGTTAAGGCCGCCGGCATTGAAGGTTTGATCGTTATCGGTGGAGACGGATCTTTTACGGGAGCCGAAATCTTCCATCGGGAATTCGGCATTCCCTACATCGGAGTTCCAGGTACCATTGACAATGATCTATTTGGAACCGATCTCACCATCGGTTTTGACACGGCCTGCAATACCGTGGTGGAAGCCGTTGATAAAATCAAAGACACGGCAGCTTCGCACAATCGCTTGTTTTTTGTGGAAGTGATGGGTCGAGACTCTGGATACATTGCCTTAAACACCGGAATTGCCGTGGGGGCGGAAGAAATTCTTTTACCTGAAACCGTAACCGACATTCACGACCTGGTCAACAAACTCAAGGAAAGCAGGAAGCACAAAAAGAACTCCAGCATTGTTATCGTTGCTGAGGGCGATGACGGAGGCGGTGCCCTGGAAATTGCTCAAAAGGTGAAACAACACTACAACGAATACGACACCCGGGTAACCATATTGGGCCACCTACAACGTGGAGGAAAACCCAGTACGATCGATCGGGTTTTGGGCAGCCGGCTGGGGCATCAAGCAGTACTATCCCTTTTGGACGGCAAGTCAGATATCATGGTAGGTTTGCAGAATTGGGAAGTAACCGAAACTTCTGTTCAGGATTCTATTCAACGGAAGAAGCCTCTTCGCTCTTCGCTATTTCCTTTGATAGATGCGCTTTCGATATAA
- a CDS encoding TonB-dependent receptor, which yields MIKKITTYLLFVLLGFGLKLQAQKVTLFDIDNLKPVAEVFVIDHEQKHSSLSNPEGKADLTGFQKTDTLIFHHPSYTRKIVSYSEVVAANNTVYLTPSAVDLGEVMVYANKREQLATEIPSTISTIPAREISFNNPQTAADALSESGQVFVQKSQLGGGSPMIRGFSANRILIVVDGVRMNNAIFRAGNLQNIIAIDPNTVDNTEVIYGPGSVIYGSDALGGVMSFHTVKPELSFRKDSTIWKINTLLRYSTANEEKTAHVRLAGGGNKWAAVAGLTLSDYEDLRTGANRGNYPEFGTRTWFQGTYEGQDTAFANSNVNLQKSSGYSQMNLMGKLRYQPTRNIDLNLNLQYSNSSLVPRYDRLTQVSQEATDSTGVVPKYARWDYGPQEWFFGTLEADFDIQNDAWDRSRIIVGYQYFNESRIDRRFNRSTRRTRDERVNAYTVNLEFDKKINSKHSLFYGIEGVWNTVFSQAWTYDIETEEHGQTSTRYPDGGSDWANAAAYVTYNFKLNKKWTFSTGLRYTYIYMKSRFTDTTYYDFDFDEIKLTTSALNGSFLGLIYRPGEKWQLKLNTASGFRSPNVDDIAKVFDSEPGKVIVPNENLKPEFAYNADLSVSRTLRDRGIVELVGFYTYLVDAMVRRDAQLNGQDSILYDGEMSQVQMITNTGKAHIYGASFNLKANLSKKLGVIQTFTWMDGEDLVDNVPLRHVSPAFGKTSAFYKTEKLRAEFYTQYNAWRHWDDLAPEEQGKPHLYTQDGTPAWYTLNIRASYKFLDYFEANVALENILDRHYRPYSSGISAAGRNLILSIRASI from the coding sequence ATGATCAAAAAAATAACAACCTATCTTCTGTTCGTCCTTTTGGGCTTTGGATTGAAGTTGCAGGCTCAAAAAGTGACCCTTTTTGATATTGACAACTTGAAGCCAGTTGCAGAGGTTTTTGTTATTGATCATGAACAGAAGCACAGCTCCCTTTCCAATCCGGAAGGAAAAGCTGATTTAACCGGTTTTCAAAAAACGGATACGCTCATCTTTCACCATCCATCGTACACCCGAAAAATTGTTTCCTACTCTGAAGTCGTAGCGGCCAACAACACCGTTTATCTCACCCCGAGCGCAGTTGACTTAGGCGAAGTGATGGTGTATGCAAATAAGCGGGAACAGCTCGCCACGGAAATTCCAAGTACAATTTCGACCATTCCGGCTCGGGAGATTAGCTTTAACAACCCTCAAACCGCAGCGGATGCATTGAGTGAATCCGGTCAGGTATTTGTTCAAAAATCCCAGCTGGGTGGCGGTAGTCCGATGATTAGAGGTTTCTCTGCCAACCGGATTTTGATTGTGGTAGATGGGGTTCGGATGAACAATGCCATATTCAGAGCGGGTAACCTTCAGAACATTATCGCGATTGACCCGAACACGGTGGACAACACCGAGGTAATTTACGGTCCAGGGTCAGTGATCTATGGAAGTGATGCCTTAGGTGGAGTAATGAGCTTTCATACGGTTAAACCCGAATTATCCTTCCGCAAGGATTCAACCATCTGGAAAATCAATACCCTACTCCGCTATTCCACAGCCAATGAGGAAAAAACGGCCCATGTTCGCCTGGCAGGTGGAGGAAATAAATGGGCCGCGGTCGCAGGATTGACTCTATCCGATTACGAAGATTTGCGTACCGGAGCCAATCGAGGTAACTACCCGGAATTTGGAACCCGAACCTGGTTTCAGGGAACCTATGAAGGGCAGGACACAGCCTTTGCCAATAGCAATGTTAATTTGCAAAAGAGCTCAGGATATAGCCAAATGAACCTCATGGGTAAACTGCGCTACCAACCTACCCGAAACATTGACCTCAACCTCAACCTTCAGTATTCCAACTCATCCCTGGTGCCCCGCTACGATCGATTGACACAAGTAAGCCAAGAAGCGACAGACAGCACTGGAGTAGTACCTAAATATGCTCGCTGGGACTACGGCCCTCAAGAATGGTTTTTTGGAACCTTGGAAGCTGACTTTGACATTCAGAATGACGCCTGGGATCGCTCAAGAATTATTGTAGGCTACCAGTATTTTAACGAATCAAGAATTGACCGACGCTTTAACCGATCTACCCGCAGAACCCGAGATGAGCGAGTAAACGCCTATACGGTCAACCTGGAATTTGACAAAAAGATTAATTCCAAGCACTCCCTGTTTTACGGAATTGAAGGCGTTTGGAACACGGTATTCTCCCAGGCCTGGACCTACGACATTGAAACCGAAGAACACGGACAAACTTCCACCCGTTACCCAGATGGAGGAAGCGACTGGGCCAATGCCGCGGCCTATGTGACTTACAATTTCAAGCTGAATAAGAAGTGGACCTTTAGCACAGGGCTTCGCTACACTTACATCTACATGAAAAGTCGTTTTACAGATACTACATATTACGACTTTGACTTTGATGAAATCAAGCTGACTACATCGGCGCTCAACGGAAGTTTTTTGGGACTCATATACCGCCCCGGAGAGAAATGGCAACTCAAACTGAATACGGCCTCTGGATTTAGATCACCGAATGTGGATGACATCGCCAAGGTATTTGACTCAGAGCCGGGAAAGGTGATTGTACCTAATGAAAATCTTAAACCTGAATTTGCCTACAATGCTGACCTGAGTGTATCTCGTACACTTCGTGATCGAGGAATCGTGGAACTCGTTGGTTTTTACACATACCTCGTGGATGCCATGGTTCGTAGAGACGCGCAACTCAACGGTCAGGACTCCATTTTGTACGATGGAGAAATGAGCCAGGTTCAAATGATTACCAATACGGGTAAAGCTCACATTTATGGGGCTTCTTTTAACCTCAAGGCGAATCTGTCTAAAAAGCTCGGGGTCATTCAAACCTTTACCTGGATGGATGGAGAGGACTTGGTGGACAACGTTCCCCTAAGACACGTTTCTCCTGCCTTTGGAAAAACATCGGCCTTCTACAAAACTGAAAAGCTTAGAGCAGAGTTCTACACGCAATACAATGCCTGGAGACACTGGGATGACTTAGCCCCGGAAGAACAAGGAAAGCCTCATTTGTATACCCAGGATGGAACGCCGGCCTGGTACACGCTTAACATCCGAGCTTCCTACAAATTCCTGGATTACTTTGAAGCCAACGTGGCTTTGGAAAATATTCTGGATCGCCACTACCGCCCCTACTCTTCCGGTATTTCTGCCGCCGGTCGCAACCTGATACTTTCCATTCGGGCAAGTATTTAA
- the lepA gene encoding translation elongation factor 4, with protein MKDIRNFCIIAHIDHGKSTLADRLLQQTGTVSDRELQEQTLDDMDIERERGITIKSHAIQMDYEQDGTTYTLNLIDTPGHVDFSYEVSRSIAACEGALLIVDATQGIQAQTISNLYLALENDLEIIPVINKMDLPSAMPEEVKDQIEELIGCDREDILEASGKTGLGVDKVLEAIVERVPAPEGDPDAPLQAMIFDSVFNPFRGIIAYFRVFNGKIQKGDRVKFMNTSKEYNADEIGILRLNQEIRPEVLTGDVGYIISGIKQAREVKVGDTITTVQAPCEEAIQGFEDVKPMVFAGIYPVESEDFEMLRESLEKLQLNDASLTFEPESSAALGFGFRCGFLGMLHMEIVQERLDREFNMTVITTVPNVSYIAKTRKGETHTVHNPSEFPDPSTLDYVEEPYINAQIITKADYFGQVMNLCIEKRGILKNQVYLTTSRVEMNFEMPLAEIVFDFYDRLKSVSKGYASFDYTPIGYQKSDLVKLDILLNGDQVDALSALIFRGNAYPFGKKICEKLRQLIPRQQFDIAIQAAIGAKIVSRETIKALRKDVTAKCYGGDISRKRKLLEKQKKGKKRMKQVGNVEVPQSAFLAVLKLND; from the coding sequence ATGAAAGACATTCGAAACTTCTGCATCATTGCACATATTGACCACGGTAAGAGTACCCTGGCGGATCGATTGCTTCAACAAACCGGAACTGTTTCGGACCGAGAACTACAGGAGCAGACCCTGGATGATATGGATATCGAAAGGGAGCGTGGTATCACGATTAAGAGTCACGCCATCCAGATGGACTATGAGCAAGATGGAACCACCTACACTTTGAACTTGATCGACACCCCGGGACACGTGGATTTTTCCTACGAAGTTTCCCGAAGTATTGCGGCCTGTGAAGGAGCACTACTCATCGTGGACGCCACCCAGGGAATTCAGGCTCAAACCATTTCCAACCTGTATTTGGCCCTTGAAAACGACCTGGAAATCATTCCAGTGATCAATAAAATGGACCTTCCTTCCGCCATGCCGGAAGAGGTAAAAGATCAGATTGAAGAGCTGATTGGCTGCGACCGGGAAGATATTCTGGAAGCTTCCGGAAAAACCGGATTAGGAGTAGACAAGGTTCTCGAAGCCATTGTGGAACGCGTTCCGGCACCAGAAGGAGATCCCGATGCGCCGTTACAAGCCATGATCTTTGACTCCGTGTTCAACCCTTTCCGTGGAATTATCGCTTATTTCCGGGTATTTAACGGAAAAATTCAAAAAGGCGACCGTGTTAAGTTCATGAATACCAGCAAAGAATACAATGCTGATGAGATCGGTATTCTGCGCCTCAATCAAGAAATTAGACCCGAGGTATTGACTGGAGATGTAGGTTACATCATTTCGGGAATCAAACAAGCCCGTGAAGTAAAAGTGGGAGATACGATTACCACGGTACAAGCTCCATGCGAAGAAGCCATTCAAGGATTTGAGGATGTGAAGCCGATGGTATTTGCCGGTATTTATCCGGTAGAGTCCGAAGATTTCGAAATGCTCCGTGAATCCCTGGAGAAACTTCAACTCAACGATGCTTCCCTAACCTTTGAGCCAGAATCATCTGCAGCACTTGGGTTTGGTTTCCGTTGTGGATTCCTGGGAATGCTTCACATGGAAATCGTTCAGGAACGTCTGGATCGTGAGTTCAATATGACCGTGATTACTACAGTTCCTAACGTATCCTACATTGCTAAAACGAGAAAAGGAGAAACCCATACCGTACACAACCCAAGTGAATTTCCCGATCCATCTACCCTCGATTACGTAGAGGAGCCATACATCAATGCTCAAATCATTACCAAGGCCGATTACTTTGGCCAAGTGATGAATCTGTGTATCGAAAAACGGGGAATACTTAAAAACCAGGTTTACCTGACTACTAGCCGGGTAGAGATGAACTTTGAGATGCCACTGGCCGAAATCGTATTTGATTTTTACGATCGTCTAAAGTCTGTTTCTAAAGGGTACGCCTCATTCGACTATACTCCCATCGGATACCAAAAATCGGATCTCGTTAAGTTGGACATCCTGCTTAATGGTGATCAGGTAGATGCTTTGTCAGCTCTAATTTTCCGTGGAAATGCCTACCCATTTGGTAAGAAAATCTGCGAAAAACTTAGACAGCTTATTCCAAGGCAGCAGTTTGATATTGCTATTCAGGCCGCTATTGGAGCCAAAATTGTTTCTCGGGAAACGATCAAAGCCCTTCGGAAAGACGTTACCGCCAAATGTTATGGGGGTGATATCAGTCGTAAACGGAAACTTCTCGAAAAGCAGAAAAAGGGTAAGAAAAGAATGAAGCAGGTGGGTAACGTTGAAGTTCCACAATCTGCCTTCCTTGCCGTTCTCAAGCTGAACGATTAG
- a CDS encoding ATP-binding cassette domain-containing protein yields MLKLQNVSVGYGDEAILRSINLEASPGEVIGILGRNGSGKTTLFRTLSGWLKPMSGDAYFQGEALNRSQVAFLEAEPSFYRFMKGSEYLELINGGKDRLAEWGQALDLPLDRFADEYSTGMKKKLAVAGTFIQERPIMLLDEPFTGVDLESNEKIYAIIQHYAKDRVVLLSSHLLATLTEIADRIVWLDNGEIKEVYDKGSFDALKASFRESAIRGLDGLLG; encoded by the coding sequence ATGCTTAAGCTCCAAAATGTTTCCGTAGGTTATGGCGACGAGGCCATTCTTAGATCCATCAACCTGGAGGCCTCTCCGGGAGAGGTGATTGGAATTTTAGGAAGAAACGGTTCGGGGAAAACTACGCTCTTTCGCACCCTGAGCGGTTGGTTGAAGCCCATGTCTGGTGATGCTTACTTTCAGGGGGAAGCTTTGAATCGTTCTCAGGTGGCATTTTTGGAGGCCGAACCCTCCTTTTACCGGTTTATGAAAGGATCGGAATACCTGGAATTGATTAACGGGGGTAAAGATCGTTTGGCAGAGTGGGGGCAAGCCCTTGATTTGCCTTTGGATCGATTTGCCGATGAGTATTCTACCGGGATGAAAAAGAAATTGGCCGTGGCTGGAACCTTTATTCAGGAGAGGCCCATAATGCTGCTCGATGAACCCTTTACCGGGGTTGACCTGGAAAGCAATGAGAAGATTTACGCCATTATTCAGCATTACGCAAAAGACCGCGTGGTTCTGCTGTCTTCTCATTTGTTGGCCACCCTTACCGAAATAGCCGACCGCATTGTTTGGTTGGATAACGGTGAAATAAAAGAGGTTTACGATAAGGGTTCCTTTGATGCTTTGAAAGCCTCCTTTCGGGAGTCTGCAATTCGCGGATTGGACGGACTTTTGGGTTAA
- the metF gene encoding methylenetetrahydrofolate reductase [NAD(P)H], whose protein sequence is MNVVESIEKAKGKTLFSFEILPPLKGKGIDALYAAIDPLMEFNPSFINVTYHREEYVYRKENDGLLRRISTRKRPGTVGICSAIQNKYKVEAVPHLTCGGFSKEETENALIDLNFLGIHNVLALRGDPIKSEPNFVPDEFGHSYASELVGQIVNMNNGIFLNEEMMNSAPTKFCIGVAGYPEKHYESMSMKTDIKHLKEKIDAGAHYIVTQMFFDNQKFFEFVELCREAGITVPIIPGIKPITTPRHLHFLPKTFKVDFPEELASELDACKNKEQIREVGIEWAIKQAKELKAAKVPSIHFYTMSRSNAIHRIVSEVY, encoded by the coding sequence ATGAACGTTGTTGAAAGTATAGAGAAGGCCAAAGGTAAAACCCTGTTTTCCTTTGAAATCTTACCTCCCCTAAAAGGGAAGGGAATTGATGCCTTGTATGCGGCCATTGACCCGCTAATGGAGTTTAATCCTAGTTTTATTAACGTAACCTACCACCGTGAGGAATATGTGTACCGCAAGGAAAACGACGGACTTCTTCGTCGCATTTCTACCCGGAAGCGTCCAGGCACAGTAGGTATTTGCTCGGCCATTCAAAACAAATACAAGGTGGAGGCAGTTCCTCACCTAACTTGTGGAGGTTTTAGCAAAGAGGAAACGGAAAATGCGTTAATTGACTTAAACTTCTTAGGAATTCACAACGTTTTGGCCCTGCGAGGAGACCCCATCAAATCGGAGCCTAATTTTGTTCCTGATGAATTTGGTCACAGCTACGCTTCAGAGTTGGTTGGTCAAATCGTGAATATGAATAACGGAATCTTCTTGAACGAGGAGATGATGAATTCTGCTCCTACCAAGTTTTGCATTGGTGTAGCCGGCTACCCAGAAAAGCATTACGAGTCTATGAGCATGAAAACCGACATCAAACACTTGAAAGAGAAAATTGATGCGGGCGCCCATTACATCGTTACTCAGATGTTTTTCGATAACCAAAAGTTCTTTGAGTTTGTTGAGCTCTGTCGGGAAGCTGGAATTACGGTTCCCATTATTCCTGGAATCAAGCCGATTACCACTCCTCGACACCTGCACTTTTTGCCTAAAACTTTCAAGGTTGACTTCCCAGAAGAATTGGCATCCGAATTAGATGCATGCAAAAACAAAGAGCAGATTCGTGAAGTAGGAATTGAGTGGGCGATTAAGCAGGCCAAAGAGTTGAAGGCGGCAAAAGTTCCTTCCATTCACTTCTACACGATGAGTCGTTCCAATGCGATCCACCGCATTGTATCGGAAGTTTACTAA
- the murI gene encoding glutamate racemase: MSKTGSIGIFDSGVGGLTVARAIKSLLPNEKLIYFGDTLHLPYGDKSPESITRYSLAISDFLIQKECKVIVIACNSASASAYHPIREKYGDQLPIINVIAPMVDYVREHFSGEPVGVIGTKATVKSKVYQDQLRDFASCQALMTPLLAPLIEEGFAGSEISEQAIKHYLSQPDLEGIKALILGCTHYPLLVDEIKTYYQGKTEVLDSSHMVASALQKMLEEHDLSADGKNAAKDEFYVSDHTLAFQEITRLFFGEEIQLKLEKLS, encoded by the coding sequence ATGAGTAAAACGGGAAGTATAGGCATATTTGATTCTGGTGTCGGTGGACTTACGGTTGCCCGAGCCATCAAAAGCTTACTTCCCAATGAAAAACTCATTTACTTTGGCGACACCCTTCACCTACCCTACGGTGATAAGTCTCCAGAGTCCATTACACGATACTCTTTAGCCATAAGCGACTTCCTTATCCAAAAGGAGTGCAAGGTGATTGTTATCGCCTGTAATTCTGCTTCTGCTTCTGCCTATCATCCCATTCGAGAAAAGTATGGAGATCAACTCCCGATTATCAATGTAATTGCACCTATGGTGGATTATGTGCGGGAGCACTTCTCAGGCGAACCCGTAGGAGTGATTGGAACCAAGGCTACCGTTAAGTCGAAGGTTTATCAAGACCAATTGCGTGACTTTGCTTCGTGCCAAGCCTTGATGACGCCTTTGCTGGCCCCATTAATCGAGGAAGGTTTTGCCGGAAGCGAAATTAGTGAGCAGGCCATTAAGCACTACCTTTCTCAACCTGACTTGGAAGGAATTAAAGCCTTGATTCTTGGATGCACGCATTACCCGCTATTGGTGGATGAAATAAAAACCTACTACCAAGGTAAAACCGAAGTACTGGATTCATCTCACATGGTGGCTTCTGCCCTTCAAAAAATGCTGGAAGAGCATGACCTATCCGCCGATGGTAAAAATGCTGCAAAGGACGAGTTCTACGTATCCGATCATACGCTCGCCTTTCAGGAAATAACCCGACTCTTCTTCGGGGAAGAAATTCAGCTTAAGCTCGAAAAACTCTCTTAG
- a CDS encoding OmpH family outer membrane protein, producing the protein MKSFLKHSLILVAFFGLALNSSAQKAGKFGHINSNDLLMVMPDRDTAETKLAAFGQQLELQLASMTQEYEKKYTNYQTEAAKGTMNEVVRASLEEEIIQLQQRIQEFQSKAQQSLQQKEVELMEPLIKKAKDAITAVAKEHGYTYIFDTGTGSVLYYPEGDDILPLVKKQMGITAAAAAPASAPK; encoded by the coding sequence ATGAAATCATTTTTGAAACACAGCCTGATTCTGGTAGCTTTTTTTGGACTGGCTCTTAACAGTTCCGCACAAAAAGCTGGAAAATTCGGTCACATCAACTCTAACGACCTGTTGATGGTGATGCCAGATAGAGATACCGCCGAAACTAAGTTGGCAGCATTTGGTCAGCAATTGGAGCTTCAATTGGCTTCTATGACCCAGGAATACGAAAAGAAATACACCAATTATCAAACGGAAGCGGCTAAAGGAACCATGAACGAAGTAGTTCGTGCTTCATTGGAAGAAGAGATCATCCAATTGCAGCAGCGAATTCAAGAATTCCAAAGCAAAGCTCAACAGTCTCTTCAGCAAAAAGAAGTAGAGTTGATGGAGCCTCTTATCAAAAAGGCTAAGGATGCTATCACCGCCGTTGCGAAAGAGCACGGATACACTTACATTTTTGATACGGGTACAGGATCGGTTCTTTACTATCCTGAAGGGGATGACATTCTACCCCTGGTGAAAAAACAAATGGGCATCACCGCAGCAGCCGCGGCTCCTGCATCTGCTCCTAAATAA
- a CDS encoding OmpH family outer membrane protein, translated as MKKIALILPFLFLFAFDGISQKFVYVNTELILESMPEYSEAQEQLDKLSKQWQETIELKYKDIERLYQAYKAEKILLTEDLKKKREEEILKKEEEVRQYQKEKFGVNGELFKTRQKLIKPLQDKIYEALKDLADRNNYAVVFDLASTSNILYSNSRYDKTDIVIKKLGYSK; from the coding sequence ATGAAAAAGATTGCTCTTATCCTTCCTTTTCTGTTTTTGTTCGCCTTCGATGGCATTAGTCAGAAGTTTGTTTATGTCAATACCGAGCTGATTCTCGAGAGCATGCCTGAATATTCAGAAGCTCAAGAACAACTCGATAAACTGTCGAAGCAATGGCAGGAAACGATTGAATTGAAGTACAAGGATATTGAACGGTTGTACCAGGCCTATAAAGCCGAGAAAATCCTTTTGACCGAAGATTTGAAGAAGAAAAGAGAGGAAGAAATTCTGAAGAAGGAAGAAGAAGTTCGACAGTACCAAAAAGAGAAATTTGGTGTGAATGGAGAGCTTTTCAAAACCCGTCAAAAGTTGATCAAACCACTGCAGGATAAAATCTATGAAGCCCTCAAAGATTTGGCCGATAGAAACAACTACGCAGTGGTGTTTGACCTGGCCAGTACATCCAATATATTGTACTCAAACTCAAGGTACGACAAGACGGACATCGTCATCAAAAAATTAGGATATTCTAAATGA
- a CDS encoding BamA/TamA family outer membrane protein has protein sequence MTGFQLDGREIIALRGYDDGSISAITGGTSIAKYTLELRYPLSLNPNATIFMLGFAEAGNTWNDISQFTPFQLKRSAGLGVRIFLPMFGLLGLDWGYRFDDVVGRPGMDRSQIHFTIGANLGEL, from the coding sequence TTGACCGGATTCCAGCTGGATGGACGTGAGATTATCGCCTTGCGTGGTTACGATGATGGATCTATCTCGGCCATTACCGGAGGTACATCGATTGCGAAATATACCTTAGAGCTTCGTTACCCGTTGAGCTTGAATCCAAACGCTACAATCTTTATGCTGGGCTTTGCTGAAGCCGGAAATACCTGGAACGATATATCCCAATTTACCCCTTTCCAACTTAAACGCTCTGCCGGTCTTGGAGTTCGGATCTTTCTCCCTATGTTTGGACTACTTGGTTTAGACTGGGGATACCGATTTGACGACGTTGTTGGTCGTCCTGGAATGGACCGTTCGCAAATCCATTTTACAATTGGCGCGAATCTTGGAGAACTGTAA